A region from the Sandaracinus amylolyticus genome encodes:
- a CDS encoding CehA/McbA family metallohydrolase, with product MSRTAIVLGLSFLLFAPRARAQEVLEGEVPSEGDYFVIPFEVPEGVVEIEVRHDDLSDVNILDWGLFDPSGFRGYGGGNGEPAIVGIEAASRSYLPGPITPGTWNVYVGKARVDETPARYRVEIVLRDTATLAPQPERAPYAPVDALETGARWYAGDFHVHSRESGDASGTLDEIAMYAESIDLDFVMLSEHNTTSQLELYASTQAAHPALLLVPGIEVTTYQGHAMSLGGTTWIDHRLGYEGITMAEIAGAVRDDGALFSINHPSLSLGEACIGCAWSATLDGAAIDAIEIQTGALSVTSLFLPRTIMRWEELVAAGHHVVALGGSDDHRAGMGTGTFDSPIGSPTTMVWAEELSVGAILDGVRRGRTVVKLGGPDDPMIELSSPELGSESDTIVADTVTFRVRVTGAALGASVRLVRSGVPGEEIEVVGDPFEHETTMIAGASENFVRAELLIGGRPRVITSHVFVRPSTPGGPDAGVVPDAGAVGEPGGGGCSCRAMNAPSNAGAWAMLALAIVIARRRA from the coding sequence ATGTCACGCACCGCGATCGTGCTCGGTCTGTCGTTCCTGCTGTTCGCGCCGCGCGCGCGCGCCCAAGAGGTCCTCGAGGGCGAGGTGCCGAGCGAGGGCGACTACTTCGTGATCCCCTTCGAGGTGCCCGAGGGCGTGGTCGAGATCGAGGTGCGCCACGACGACCTGTCCGACGTGAACATCTTGGACTGGGGCCTCTTCGATCCCAGCGGGTTCCGCGGCTACGGCGGTGGGAACGGCGAGCCCGCGATCGTCGGCATCGAGGCAGCCTCGCGCAGCTATCTCCCCGGGCCGATCACGCCGGGCACGTGGAACGTCTACGTCGGCAAGGCGCGCGTCGACGAGACGCCGGCGCGTTATCGCGTCGAGATCGTGCTGCGCGACACCGCGACGCTCGCGCCGCAGCCCGAGCGCGCGCCGTACGCGCCGGTCGACGCGCTCGAGACCGGAGCGCGCTGGTACGCCGGCGACTTCCACGTGCACTCGCGCGAGAGCGGAGATGCGTCGGGCACGCTCGACGAGATCGCGATGTATGCCGAGAGCATCGATCTCGACTTCGTGATGCTCAGTGAGCACAACACCACGTCGCAGCTCGAGCTCTATGCGTCGACGCAGGCGGCGCACCCCGCGCTGCTGCTGGTGCCGGGCATCGAGGTCACGACGTACCAGGGCCACGCGATGTCGCTCGGCGGCACGACGTGGATCGATCACCGGCTCGGCTACGAGGGGATCACGATGGCGGAGATCGCGGGCGCGGTGCGCGACGACGGCGCGCTCTTCTCGATCAACCATCCCTCGCTCAGCCTCGGCGAAGCGTGCATCGGGTGCGCGTGGAGCGCGACGCTCGACGGCGCGGCGATCGACGCGATCGAGATCCAGACCGGCGCACTGAGCGTCACGAGCTTGTTCCTGCCGCGGACGATCATGCGATGGGAGGAGCTCGTCGCGGCGGGGCACCACGTGGTCGCGCTCGGCGGCAGCGACGATCACCGCGCGGGCATGGGCACCGGGACGTTCGACAGTCCGATCGGCAGCCCGACGACGATGGTGTGGGCCGAGGAGCTGAGCGTCGGCGCGATCCTCGACGGCGTCCGTCGCGGGCGCACCGTGGTGAAGCTCGGCGGGCCCGACGATCCGATGATCGAGCTCTCGTCGCCCGAGCTCGGATCGGAGAGCGACACGATCGTCGCCGACACCGTGACGTTCCGGGTGCGCGTCACCGGCGCGGCGCTCGGCGCGAGCGTGCGCCTCGTGCGCAGCGGTGTGCCGGGTGAGGAGATCGAGGTCGTCGGCGATCCGTTCGAGCACGAGACCACGATGATCGCGGGCGCGAGCGAGAACTTCGTGCGCGCCGAGCTGCTGATCGGCGGACGGCCTCGCGTCATCACGAGCCACGTGTTCGTGCGGCCGAGCACGCCCGGCGGTCCCGACGCGGGCGTCGTGCCCGACGCGGGCGCGGTCGGCGAGCCGGGTGGCGGGGGGTGCTCGTGCCGCGCGATGAACGCGCCGAGCAACGCGGGCGCGTGGGCGATGCTCGCGCTCGCGATCGTGATCGCGCGACGTCGCGCGTGA
- a CDS encoding DUF6585 family protein, with product MGHDSSPYRRAAPPEAREEVDLGARLGEHRARRDVGSLVVAIALPVIAGLAALRLRVPLRTMPIAILVGCVLGLGFFAIVQLARRRPHVAVHERGIVITLRRVAHAIAWEDVDRLVIGPESRALPLGAAIIGQPNARFTTHDGRSFELRTDEVQDLDGLASLLELRCSDPLVPDAREALEAGETLDFGALRMRDDHVEVDLARAPWSEIDEAVTHLDRVELMRGGRVWRSVRFEHLVHRRVALAMLARRTRVRDGVRMLFS from the coding sequence GTGGGGCACGACTCATCGCCGTACCGCCGCGCCGCGCCGCCGGAAGCGCGCGAAGAGGTCGATCTCGGTGCGCGCCTCGGCGAGCACCGCGCGAGGCGCGACGTGGGCTCGCTCGTGGTCGCGATCGCGCTGCCGGTGATCGCGGGTCTCGCCGCGCTGCGGTTGCGCGTCCCGCTCCGCACGATGCCGATCGCGATCCTCGTCGGGTGCGTGCTCGGGCTCGGCTTCTTCGCGATCGTGCAGCTCGCTCGGCGCAGGCCGCACGTCGCGGTCCACGAGCGCGGCATCGTGATCACGCTGCGCCGGGTCGCGCACGCGATCGCGTGGGAGGACGTCGATCGTCTGGTGATCGGCCCCGAGTCGCGCGCGCTCCCGTTGGGAGCGGCGATCATCGGGCAGCCGAACGCGCGCTTCACGACGCACGACGGCCGCTCGTTCGAGCTCCGCACGGACGAGGTCCAGGATCTCGACGGGCTCGCGAGCCTGCTCGAGCTCCGCTGCTCCGATCCGCTCGTACCCGATGCGCGTGAAGCGCTCGAAGCCGGCGAGACGCTCGACTTCGGCGCGCTGCGGATGCGCGACGATCACGTCGAGGTCGACCTCGCGCGCGCGCCGTGGAGCGAGATCGACGAGGCCGTGACGCACCTCGATCGCGTCGAGCTGATGCGCGGCGGGCGCGTGTGGCGGAGCGTCCGCTTCGAGCACCTCGTGCACCGCCGCGTCGCGCTCGCGATGCTCGCGCGGCGCACCCGCGTGCGCGACGGCGTGCGCATGCTGTTCTCCTGA
- a CDS encoding phosphatase PAP2 family protein: MARAIVIATLLVVVPAISARAQAPGVDAAVDAASEDAPRPRATPERWEYGRSHWQPQWERFGWWNVALTLGAEAAALTIYFVATDPVVRWTQPLPLDRAAQRAFALDTVDDQQMINTVSHVILETMIIWPFLMDSLLLAGAVHGDTDTMLQMLLISAETTAVAQLVTWATNRLTGRVRPRHMDCAPNGTCSDTGMGPVASFASGHALMTYASAGLTCVHHIMNPWILGSSEGAAAMCASSLTLATSVGFLRLMSDLHWASDVVISSVIGSLIGWGMPLALHYARPRPQASGRRADGAQSFTMIVRPGAGDEITGLTLSGIF, translated from the coding sequence GTGGCCCGAGCGATCGTCATCGCGACGCTGTTGGTGGTCGTGCCCGCGATCTCCGCGCGCGCGCAGGCACCAGGGGTCGACGCCGCGGTCGACGCGGCGAGCGAAGACGCGCCGCGACCGCGCGCGACCCCTGAGCGATGGGAGTACGGACGCTCGCACTGGCAGCCGCAGTGGGAGCGCTTCGGCTGGTGGAACGTCGCGCTGACGCTCGGGGCCGAGGCCGCGGCGCTCACGATCTACTTCGTCGCGACGGACCCGGTGGTGCGCTGGACCCAGCCGCTGCCGCTCGATCGCGCGGCGCAGCGCGCGTTCGCGCTCGACACGGTCGACGACCAGCAGATGATCAACACGGTCAGCCACGTGATCCTCGAGACGATGATCATCTGGCCGTTCCTGATGGACTCGCTCCTGCTCGCGGGCGCGGTGCACGGCGACACCGACACGATGCTGCAGATGCTGCTCATCAGCGCGGAGACGACCGCGGTCGCGCAGCTCGTGACGTGGGCGACGAATCGCCTCACGGGGCGCGTACGGCCGCGCCACATGGACTGCGCACCGAACGGGACGTGCTCGGACACGGGCATGGGCCCGGTCGCGAGCTTCGCGAGCGGGCACGCGCTGATGACGTACGCGTCGGCGGGCCTGACGTGCGTGCACCACATCATGAACCCGTGGATCCTCGGCTCGTCCGAGGGTGCCGCGGCGATGTGCGCGTCGAGCCTCACGCTCGCGACGAGCGTCGGGTTCTTGCGGCTGATGTCCGATCTGCACTGGGCGTCCGATGTCGTGATCAGCTCCGTGATCGGATCGCTGATCGGGTGGGGCATGCCGCTCGCGCTGCACTACGCGCGGCCTCGCCCGCAGGCGTCGGGCCGTCGCGCCGACGGCGCGCAATCGTTCACGATGATCGTGCGCCCCGGCGCGGGCGACGAGATCACGGGGCTCACGCTGAGCGGGATCTTCTGA